A portion of the Streptomyces coeruleoprunus genome contains these proteins:
- a CDS encoding bile acid:sodium symporter family protein translates to MTRPHSPARLPVDPFILALLATVGLAALLPASGRAADVAGHASTAAIALLFFLYGARLSTREALDGLRHWRLHATVLACTFAVFPLLGLAAAKGLGPLLLTPQLAAGLLFLCLVPSTVQSSIAFTSIARGNVPAAICAGSFSSLAGIVLTPLLAALLLGGVAGGFSADSLLRIVAQLLAPFLAGQFARRWIAGFTGRHRKALSYVDRGSILLVVYTAFSEGMVHGVWQRITPARLAALLGVEAVLLALMLALTWYGAARLGFGREDRIAIQFAGSKKSLAAGLPMASVLFGAQASLAVLPLMLFHQMQLMVCAVIARRRARDPRPAAPRERPAGVA, encoded by the coding sequence ATGACCCGCCCCCACTCGCCGGCCCGGCTACCGGTCGACCCCTTCATACTCGCCCTCCTCGCGACGGTCGGCCTCGCGGCCCTGCTGCCCGCATCCGGGCGGGCCGCCGACGTGGCCGGCCACGCCTCCACCGCCGCCATCGCGCTCCTCTTCTTCCTCTACGGCGCCCGGCTCTCCACCCGCGAGGCCCTCGACGGACTGCGCCACTGGCGGCTCCACGCCACCGTCCTCGCCTGTACCTTCGCCGTCTTCCCGCTCCTCGGGCTCGCGGCCGCGAAGGGCCTCGGGCCGCTGCTGCTGACACCGCAGCTCGCGGCCGGGCTGCTCTTCCTCTGTCTGGTGCCGTCGACCGTCCAGTCGTCGATCGCCTTCACCTCCATCGCCCGCGGCAATGTCCCCGCGGCGATCTGCGCGGGCTCCTTCTCCAGCCTCGCCGGGATCGTCCTCACCCCCCTCCTGGCGGCGCTGCTGCTGGGTGGGGTCGCGGGCGGGTTCTCCGCGGACTCGCTGCTGCGGATCGTGGCCCAGCTGCTCGCCCCGTTCCTCGCGGGACAGTTCGCCCGCCGCTGGATCGCCGGGTTCACCGGCCGGCACCGCAAGGCCCTCTCGTACGTCGACCGCGGCTCGATCCTGCTCGTCGTCTACACGGCGTTCAGCGAGGGCATGGTCCACGGCGTCTGGCAGCGGATCACCCCCGCCCGCCTCGCCGCGCTCCTGGGCGTCGAGGCGGTGCTCCTCGCCCTGATGCTGGCCCTCACCTGGTACGGCGCCGCCCGCCTCGGCTTCGGCCGCGAGGACCGGATCGCCATCCAGTTCGCCGGATCGAAGAAGAGCCTCGCCGCGGGCCTGCCGATGGCGAGCGTGCTGTTCGGGGCGCAGGCGTCCCTCGCCGTGCTGCCGCTGATGCTGTTCCACCAGATGCAGCTGATGGTCTGCGCGGTCATCGCCCGCCGCCGCGCCCGCGACCCGCGTCCCGCCGCACCGCGGGAGCGCCCGGCGGGCGTGGCGTGA
- a CDS encoding long-chain fatty acid--CoA ligase, which yields MRELTVPPLATAPLVGGLADAVFDHAASDPGRVAFGRKDASGQWGEVTSREFRDEVLALAKGLLAQGVRFGDRVAVMSRTRYEWTLFDFALWTVGAQPVPVYPTSSADQVHWMLHDASVTACVVEHEDHAMTIGSVVDRLPLLKRLWQLDTGAVEELVAAGAHLGDEVVQRHRRAVTPESVATVIYTSGTTGRPKGCVLTHANFMFETDTLIERWEPVFHAKPGDEASTLLFLPLAHVFGRMVEIAAVRGRVKLGHQPTLTASALLPDLAAFRPTFVLAVPYIFEKVFHAARRKAEAEGKAGHFDKAVDVAVRYAEALEHRAFGEGPGPSATLRMQHQFFEKVVYGKVREALGGRVRHAMSGGSAMDRRMGLFFEGAGVTVFEGYGLTESTSAATANPPERTKYGTVGRPVPGTSVRIAEDGEVWLRGDNVFSGYLNDAEATALVLEDGWLATGDLGRLDEDGYLTITGRKKEILVTTSGKSVSPIVLEDRVRSHPLVAQCVVVGNNRPYIAALVTLDQEAVEHWLAMQSRAPLAPAELVRDPALEKEIRRAVIAANTLVSQAESIRTFRILAHPFSEEHGLLTPSLKLKRRAIEAAYAAEVDALYR from the coding sequence TTGCGCGAGTTGACTGTCCCACCCCTGGCGACGGCTCCCCTGGTCGGCGGGCTGGCCGACGCCGTGTTCGACCACGCCGCGAGTGATCCGGGCCGGGTGGCGTTCGGGCGCAAGGACGCGTCCGGCCAGTGGGGCGAGGTCACGTCGCGGGAGTTCCGGGACGAGGTGCTGGCGCTGGCGAAGGGGCTGCTGGCGCAGGGGGTGCGGTTCGGGGACCGGGTGGCCGTGATGTCCCGTACGCGCTACGAGTGGACGCTGTTCGACTTCGCGCTGTGGACCGTGGGGGCGCAGCCCGTGCCGGTCTATCCCACGTCCTCCGCGGACCAGGTGCACTGGATGCTGCACGACGCGTCGGTCACGGCGTGCGTCGTGGAGCACGAGGACCACGCGATGACGATCGGCTCGGTGGTGGACCGGCTGCCACTGCTGAAGCGGCTGTGGCAGCTGGACACGGGGGCGGTCGAGGAGCTGGTGGCGGCGGGTGCGCACCTCGGCGACGAGGTGGTGCAGCGCCACCGGCGGGCGGTGACGCCCGAGTCGGTGGCGACGGTCATCTACACGTCGGGCACCACGGGGCGGCCCAAGGGCTGCGTGCTGACGCACGCGAACTTCATGTTCGAGACCGACACGCTCATCGAGCGCTGGGAGCCCGTGTTCCACGCCAAGCCCGGGGACGAGGCGTCGACGCTGCTGTTCCTGCCGCTGGCGCACGTCTTCGGGCGGATGGTGGAGATCGCGGCGGTGCGCGGCCGGGTGAAGCTGGGGCACCAGCCGACGCTGACGGCGAGCGCGCTGCTGCCGGACCTCGCGGCGTTCCGGCCGACGTTCGTCCTGGCCGTGCCGTACATCTTCGAGAAGGTGTTCCACGCGGCGCGGCGGAAGGCGGAGGCGGAGGGGAAGGCGGGTCACTTCGACAAGGCGGTCGACGTGGCGGTGCGGTACGCGGAGGCGCTGGAGCACCGGGCGTTCGGGGAGGGTCCCGGGCCGTCGGCGACGCTGCGGATGCAGCACCAGTTCTTCGAGAAGGTCGTGTACGGGAAGGTGCGGGAGGCGCTGGGCGGGCGGGTGCGGCACGCGATGTCGGGCGGTTCGGCGATGGACCGGCGGATGGGGCTGTTCTTCGAGGGCGCGGGGGTGACGGTCTTCGAGGGGTACGGGCTGACGGAGTCGACGTCGGCGGCCACGGCGAACCCGCCGGAGCGCACGAAGTACGGCACGGTGGGGCGGCCGGTGCCGGGGACGTCGGTGCGCATCGCGGAGGACGGCGAGGTGTGGCTGCGCGGCGACAACGTGTTCTCGGGCTACCTCAACGACGCGGAGGCGACCGCCCTGGTGCTCGAGGACGGCTGGCTCGCGACCGGGGATTTGGGGCGGCTCGACGAGGACGGCTATCTGACGATCACCGGGCGGAAGAAGGAGATCCTGGTCACGACTAGCGGCAAGTCGGTCTCGCCGATCGTCCTGGAGGACCGGGTCCGGTCGCATCCACTGGTCGCGCAGTGCGTCGTCGTCGGCAACAACCGGCCGTACATCGCGGCCCTGGTGACGCTGGACCAGGAGGCGGTGGAGCACTGGCTGGCCATGCAGAGCAGGGCGCCGCTCGCGCCGGCCGAGCTGGTGCGGGACCCGGCGCTGGAGAAGGAGATCCGCCGGGCGGTGATCGCGGCCAACACGCTGGTCTCGCAGGCGGAGTCGATCCGTACGTTCCGGATACTGGCCCACCCCTTCAGCGAGGAGCACGGGCTGCTCACCCCGTCGCTGAAGCTGAAGCGGCGCGCGATCGAGGCGGCGTACGCGGCGGAGGTCGACGCCCTGTACCGGTGA
- the pqqD gene encoding pyrroloquinoline quinone biosynthesis peptide chaperone PqqD: protein MHPAPDDTWKPALSRSVRFRHGRARGADVLLRPERVEILHGHAGAVLKLCDGHRDVAAIVAALRALHPDAPVTEEVAAFLARLRAEGWLS from the coding sequence ATGCACCCCGCCCCGGACGACACCTGGAAGCCCGCCCTCTCCCGCTCGGTGCGCTTCCGCCACGGCCGCGCCCGCGGCGCCGACGTGCTCCTGCGGCCCGAACGCGTCGAGATCCTGCACGGCCACGCCGGAGCGGTCCTCAAGCTCTGCGACGGGCACCGGGACGTCGCCGCGATCGTCGCCGCGCTCCGGGCCCTGCACCCGGACGCCCCCGTCACCGAGGAGGTCGCCGCGTTCCTGGCCCGGCTCCGCGCCGAGGGCTGGCTCAGCTGA
- a CDS encoding aldo/keto reductase, whose amino-acid sequence MSKVPALTLNNGVTMPQLGFGVWQVPDDEAAAAVGTALEAGYRSIDTAAVYENERGTGQAVVASGIPRDELFVTTKLWNSEQGYDSTLRAFDASLERLGLDYVDLYLVHWPVPARDAYVDTYKAFEKILADGRARAIGVSNFLPEHLERLMDATSVVPVVNQIELHPQLAQGELRAFHARHEIATEAWSPLGQGRGLLEVPAVVAVARKHGRTPAQVVLRWHLQLGNVVIPKSVTPSRIRENIDVFGFELDAEDMAAFAALDEGRRLGPDPAEFGA is encoded by the coding sequence GTGAGCAAGGTCCCCGCCCTCACCCTCAACAACGGCGTCACCATGCCGCAGCTCGGCTTCGGAGTCTGGCAGGTGCCGGACGACGAGGCGGCCGCCGCGGTGGGCACCGCGCTGGAAGCCGGTTACCGGAGCATCGACACCGCCGCCGTCTACGAGAACGAGCGCGGCACCGGCCAGGCCGTCGTGGCCTCCGGGATCCCGCGTGACGAGCTGTTCGTGACGACGAAGCTGTGGAACAGCGAGCAGGGGTACGACTCGACGCTGCGCGCCTTCGACGCCTCGCTGGAGCGGCTGGGCCTGGACTACGTCGACCTCTACCTGGTCCACTGGCCGGTTCCGGCGCGGGACGCGTACGTCGACACGTACAAGGCGTTCGAGAAGATCCTGGCCGACGGCCGGGCGCGGGCGATCGGGGTGTCGAACTTCCTGCCGGAGCACCTGGAGCGGCTGATGGACGCGACCTCGGTCGTGCCGGTGGTCAACCAGATCGAGCTGCACCCGCAGCTGGCGCAGGGTGAGCTGCGCGCCTTCCACGCGCGGCACGAGATCGCGACCGAGGCGTGGTCGCCGCTCGGCCAGGGCAGGGGCCTGCTGGAGGTCCCGGCCGTGGTGGCGGTGGCCCGGAAGCACGGCCGGACGCCGGCGCAGGTGGTGCTGCGCTGGCACCTGCAGCTCGGGAACGTGGTGATCCCGAAGTCGGTGACGCCGTCGCGGATCCGGGAGAACATCGACGTCTTCGGCTTCGAGCTGGACGCCGAGGACATGGCCGCCTTCGCGGCGCTGGACGAGGGCCGGCGACTGGGCCCGGACCCGGCGGAGTTCGGCGCCTGA
- a CDS encoding class I SAM-dependent methyltransferase has translation MTAHPTHDHAAHGHAPHDHTTDIDWTAMLPLLERGAELRTPLFREAAAWLGDLLPVGAVRRVLDVGSGPGVLTCLLAEAFPYAEVVAVDATAPLLERARERAAARGLTGRVTTLRAELPGDTDRLGEADLIWAGEAVHHLGDQGAALASLAGRLRPGGLIALAEGGLPARHLPRDIGIGRPGLEARLEAAAADWFTRMRADLPDAREETEDWRALLTAAGLTPSGTRTFLQDLPAPLPATARDQVVAHFTRQRTVLADHLDATDRATLDRLLDPSDPAGLHHRPDIHLLTARTVHTARR, from the coding sequence ATGACCGCTCACCCCACGCACGACCACGCCGCCCACGGCCACGCCCCGCACGACCACACCACGGACATCGACTGGACCGCGATGCTGCCCCTCCTGGAGCGGGGCGCCGAGTTGCGGACCCCGCTGTTCCGAGAGGCCGCGGCCTGGCTCGGTGACCTGCTGCCCGTCGGCGCCGTACGCCGCGTCCTCGACGTCGGCAGCGGGCCCGGCGTCCTGACCTGCCTGCTCGCCGAGGCGTTCCCGTACGCGGAGGTCGTGGCCGTCGACGCGACCGCGCCGCTGCTGGAGCGGGCCCGCGAACGGGCCGCCGCACGGGGCCTCACCGGCCGTGTGACGACCCTGCGCGCCGAACTGCCCGGCGACACCGACCGCCTCGGCGAGGCCGACCTGATCTGGGCCGGCGAGGCCGTCCACCACCTGGGCGACCAGGGCGCCGCCCTCGCGTCGCTCGCCGGGCGGCTGCGGCCCGGCGGCCTGATCGCCCTCGCCGAGGGCGGCCTGCCGGCCCGTCACCTGCCGCGCGACATCGGGATCGGCCGGCCCGGCCTGGAGGCCCGGCTGGAGGCGGCCGCCGCCGACTGGTTCACGCGGATGCGCGCCGACCTGCCGGACGCCCGCGAGGAGACCGAGGACTGGCGTGCCCTGCTCACCGCGGCCGGCCTCACCCCGAGCGGCACCCGCACCTTCCTCCAGGACCTGCCGGCACCGCTCCCCGCCACCGCCCGCGACCAGGTCGTCGCCCACTTCACCCGGCAGCGCACCGTCCTGGCCGACCACCTGGACGCCACCGACCGCGCCACGCTCGACCGGCTCCTCGACCCGTCCGACCCGGCGGGCCTCCACCACCGCCCGGACATCCACCTGCTGACCGCCCGCACGGTCCACACGGCACGCCGCTGA
- a CDS encoding AraC family transcriptional regulator, whose translation MDALAGLLDGPRARGALLLRMVMEPPWAVRIEDRAPLCLMCVTHGEAWIGHDGGRPVRLRPGDIAVARGPEPYTVSGAPGTPPQALIGHGGTCHTLHGEPLEETMRLGVRTWGNAADGRHTLLVGTYAMEGEVGRRLLDALPPLVHLAADAFTCPVVPLLEDEIGRDEPGQSVFLDRVLDLLLIAVLRAWFSRPEAAAPAWYRAMGDPVVGPALRLLQNDPARPWTVASLASRVGVSRAGLARRFTELVGEPPMTYLTGWRLALAADLLRGTDATVESIARQVGYSGSFALSAAFKRVRGVGPQEYRTGGVGPQGHRAGGGPQGHRTGGVGS comes from the coding sequence ATGGACGCACTGGCCGGACTCCTCGACGGACCCCGGGCCCGCGGGGCCCTCCTGCTGCGGATGGTGATGGAACCCCCGTGGGCGGTACGCATCGAGGACCGTGCCCCGCTGTGCCTGATGTGCGTCACGCACGGCGAGGCGTGGATCGGCCACGACGGCGGCCGCCCCGTACGGCTGCGGCCGGGCGACATCGCCGTCGCCCGCGGCCCCGAGCCGTACACCGTCTCCGGCGCGCCCGGCACCCCGCCCCAGGCGCTCATCGGCCACGGCGGCACCTGCCACACCCTGCACGGGGAGCCGCTGGAGGAGACGATGCGGCTCGGCGTACGCACCTGGGGCAACGCGGCCGACGGCCGGCACACCCTCCTCGTCGGCACCTACGCCATGGAGGGCGAGGTCGGCCGCCGCCTCCTGGACGCGCTGCCGCCGCTGGTGCACCTGGCCGCCGACGCCTTCACCTGCCCCGTCGTCCCCCTGCTGGAGGACGAGATCGGCCGGGACGAGCCCGGCCAGAGCGTCTTCCTCGACCGGGTGCTGGACCTGCTGCTGATCGCCGTCCTGCGCGCCTGGTTCTCCCGCCCCGAGGCCGCCGCGCCCGCCTGGTACCGGGCGATGGGCGACCCGGTGGTGGGCCCCGCGCTGCGGCTCCTCCAGAACGACCCGGCCCGGCCCTGGACGGTGGCGTCCCTCGCCTCCCGCGTCGGGGTGTCGCGGGCCGGCCTCGCCCGGCGCTTCACGGAGCTCGTGGGGGAGCCCCCGATGACGTATCTGACGGGCTGGCGGCTCGCACTCGCCGCGGACCTGCTGCGCGGGACGGACGCGACGGTCGAGTCGATCGCCCGGCAGGTCGGCTACAGCGGCTCGTTCGCGCTCAGCGCCGCCTTCAAACGGGTCCGGGGCGTCGGCCCACAGGAGTACCGGACGGGCGGCGTCGGCCCGCAAGGGCACCGGGCGGGCGGCGGCCCGCAGGGGCACCGGACGGGCGGCGTCGGCTCATAG
- a CDS encoding NmrA family transcriptional regulator has protein sequence MTDLRPDGGQDTAQNTVLVTTARGKTGRRVAERLAARGAAVRAGSRDGGARPGGTPFDWEDPGTWAGALRGADAAYVAYYPDLAAPGAVDAMARFGRLASDAGLRRVVLLSGRGEPEAVRAEDALRAGFPGLTVVRAAFFAQNFTEGLLAGGVAEGAVVFPAGSTAEPFVDADDLADVIVAALTRDGHEGVVHELTGPRLLTFAEVAAEIGGAAGREVAYEPVTADEYAALLQGFGVPAPEARWLAGLFAMLLDGHNASVTDGVKRVLGREPRDFGTSCGRRSGRRRPWPGAKGGGDRARPRKRFTRTRSTRRRAPGRRPRRGRPVRSPGR, from the coding sequence ATGACGGACCTGCGCCCCGACGGCGGCCAGGACACCGCCCAGAACACGGTGCTGGTGACGACGGCGAGGGGGAAGACGGGCCGCCGGGTGGCGGAGCGGCTGGCGGCGCGCGGTGCGGCCGTGCGGGCCGGTTCGCGCGACGGGGGTGCCCGGCCGGGCGGGACGCCCTTCGACTGGGAGGACCCGGGCACGTGGGCGGGGGCGCTGCGCGGCGCCGACGCGGCGTACGTGGCGTACTACCCGGACCTGGCGGCGCCCGGCGCGGTCGACGCGATGGCCCGCTTCGGCCGGCTCGCGTCGGATGCGGGCCTGCGGCGGGTGGTGCTGCTGTCCGGGCGCGGGGAGCCGGAGGCGGTGCGGGCGGAGGACGCCTTGCGTGCCGGGTTCCCGGGACTGACCGTGGTGCGGGCCGCGTTCTTCGCGCAGAACTTCACCGAGGGCCTGCTCGCGGGCGGGGTGGCGGAGGGCGCCGTGGTCTTCCCGGCGGGCTCGACCGCCGAGCCGTTCGTGGACGCCGACGACCTGGCCGACGTGATCGTCGCCGCGCTGACGCGGGACGGGCACGAGGGGGTGGTGCACGAGCTGACGGGGCCTCGGCTGCTGACGTTCGCCGAGGTGGCCGCGGAGATCGGCGGGGCCGCCGGCCGGGAGGTGGCGTACGAACCGGTCACGGCGGACGAGTACGCCGCGCTCCTCCAGGGGTTCGGCGTGCCGGCCCCGGAGGCGCGGTGGCTGGCGGGGCTGTTCGCGATGCTGCTGGACGGGCACAACGCGTCGGTGACGGACGGCGTGAAGCGGGTGCTGGGGCGGGAGCCGCGGGACTTCGGGACGTCGTGCGGGAGGCGTTCCGGTAGGCGCCGCCCGTGGCCGGGGGCGAAGGGCGGCGGTGATCGCGCCCGGCCGCGGAAACGGTTTACGCGGACGCGGTCTACGAGGCGCCGTGCACCGGGGCGACGGCCTCGACGCGGGAGGCCAGTTCGAAGTCCCGGTCGGTGA
- a CDS encoding 4a-hydroxytetrahydrobiopterin dehydratase: MPTEPLSQKEIEDRLRELPGWSLAGDRITRTYRLSGHFAATALVVHVARIQEELNHHSDLTLGYNTVALSVNTHDAGGAVTDRDFELASRVEAVAPVHGAS, encoded by the coding sequence ATGCCCACCGAACCGCTGTCGCAGAAGGAGATCGAGGACCGGCTGCGGGAGCTGCCCGGCTGGTCGCTCGCGGGCGACCGCATCACCCGCACGTACCGGCTGTCCGGGCACTTCGCGGCGACCGCCCTGGTCGTCCACGTGGCCCGCATCCAGGAAGAGCTGAACCACCACTCGGACCTCACCCTCGGCTACAACACGGTGGCCCTGTCCGTGAACACGCACGACGCGGGCGGCGCCGTCACCGACCGGGACTTCGAACTGGCCTCCCGCGTCGAGGCCGTCGCCCCGGTGCACGGCGCCTCGTAG
- a CDS encoding helix-turn-helix transcriptional regulator: MTTVAIDTGVGPLLRGWRERRRLSQLELALRADSSARHISFIETGRSRPSEEMILRLAEHLEVPVRERNALLLAAGYAPRYAESALDAPQLGPLREGIERLLAGYEPYPAIVVDGAYTVLAANRGIAMLLDGLPAHLLAPPLNAMRITLHPEGLAPRIRNLREWRGHLLAQMERQIALVRSEPLRRLYEEVAAYPVAGAGDEAADGAGHAGGGAPYPYFALPLRIEHDGRVLSFVSSISTFNTPMDVTVAELAIETLLPADPETAAYLQSLAG; the protein is encoded by the coding sequence ATGACAACTGTCGCGATCGACACGGGAGTAGGGCCGCTGCTGCGGGGCTGGCGTGAGCGGCGCAGGCTGAGCCAGCTGGAGCTGGCGCTGCGGGCCGACTCGTCGGCCCGGCACATCTCGTTCATCGAGACGGGCCGCTCCCGGCCCAGCGAGGAGATGATCCTGCGGCTCGCCGAGCACCTGGAGGTGCCCGTGCGGGAGCGCAACGCGCTGCTGCTGGCGGCGGGTTACGCGCCCCGGTACGCGGAGTCGGCGCTGGACGCCCCGCAGCTGGGGCCGCTGCGCGAGGGCATCGAGCGGCTGCTCGCCGGGTACGAGCCGTACCCGGCGATCGTCGTGGACGGGGCGTACACGGTGCTGGCCGCGAACCGGGGCATCGCGATGCTGCTGGACGGGCTGCCCGCGCACCTGCTGGCGCCGCCGCTGAACGCGATGCGGATCACCCTGCACCCGGAGGGCCTGGCGCCGAGGATCCGCAATCTGCGGGAGTGGCGGGGGCATCTGCTGGCGCAGATGGAGCGGCAGATCGCGCTGGTCCGCTCCGAGCCGCTGCGGCGGCTGTACGAGGAGGTCGCCGCGTATCCGGTGGCGGGGGCCGGTGACGAGGCGGCGGACGGCGCCGGCCACGCGGGGGGTGGGGCGCCGTACCCGTACTTCGCGCTGCCGCTGCGCATCGAGCACGACGGGCGGGTGCTGTCGTTCGTGTCGTCGATCTCGACGTTCAACACGCCGATGGACGTGACGGTCGCCGAACTGGCCATCGAGACGCTGCTGCCGGCCGATCCGGAGACCGCCGCGTACCTCCAGTCCCTGGCGGGTTAG
- the tdh gene encoding L-threonine 3-dehydrogenase, with translation MKALVKQKAEPGLWLMDVPEPETGPGDVLIRVLRTGICGTDLHIRSWDGWAQQAVSTPLILGHEFVGEVAAVGADVEDIAVGDLVSGEGHLVCGKCRNCLAGRRHLCRATVGLGVGRDGAFAEYVALPASNVWVHRTKVDLDVAAIFDPFGNAVHTALSFPLVGEDVLITGAGPIGIMAAAVARHAGARNVVITDVSEPRLELARKAGATLAVNVAESSIAEAQRQLGLREGFDIGLEMSGRPEAMRDMVANMTHGGRIAMLGLPAEEFPVDWAKIVTSMITIKGIYGREMFETWYAMTVLLEGGLDLSPVITGRYAYKDFDAAFDEAATARSGKIILDWTV, from the coding sequence ATGAAGGCCCTTGTCAAGCAGAAGGCCGAGCCCGGCCTCTGGCTCATGGACGTTCCGGAGCCCGAGACGGGACCCGGGGACGTGCTCATCCGGGTGCTGCGCACCGGGATCTGCGGGACGGACCTGCACATCCGTTCCTGGGACGGCTGGGCCCAGCAGGCGGTGTCCACGCCGCTGATCCTCGGGCACGAGTTCGTCGGCGAGGTCGCCGCCGTCGGGGCCGACGTGGAGGACATCGCGGTCGGCGACCTGGTGAGCGGCGAGGGCCACCTCGTGTGCGGCAAGTGCCGCAACTGCCTGGCCGGGCGCCGTCACCTGTGCCGGGCGACCGTCGGCCTCGGCGTGGGGCGCGACGGGGCCTTCGCCGAGTACGTGGCGCTGCCCGCGTCCAACGTGTGGGTGCACCGCACGAAGGTGGACCTCGACGTCGCCGCGATCTTCGACCCGTTCGGCAACGCCGTGCACACGGCGCTGTCGTTCCCGCTGGTCGGCGAGGACGTGCTGATCACCGGCGCCGGCCCGATCGGCATCATGGCCGCGGCGGTGGCCCGGCACGCGGGCGCCCGCAACGTGGTGATCACCGACGTCAGCGAGCCGCGCCTGGAGCTGGCCCGCAAGGCGGGCGCGACGCTCGCCGTCAACGTCGCCGAGAGCAGCATCGCCGAGGCGCAGCGGCAGCTCGGTCTGCGCGAGGGCTTCGACATCGGCCTGGAGATGTCCGGCCGCCCCGAGGCCATGCGCGACATGGTCGCCAACATGACGCACGGCGGCCGGATCGCGATGCTCGGCCTGCCGGCCGAGGAGTTCCCGGTCGACTGGGCGAAGATCGTCACCTCGATGATCACGATCAAGGGCATCTACGGCCGGGAGATGTTCGAGACCTGGTACGCGATGACCGTCCTGCTGGAGGGCGGCCTCGACCTGAGCCCGGTGATCACCGGCCGGTACGCGTACAAGGACTTCGACGCCGCGTTCGACGAGGCGGCCACCGCACGCAGCGGCAAGATCATCCTCGACTGGACCGTCTGA
- a CDS encoding glycine C-acetyltransferase translates to MFASVRDELRATLDEIRDAGLYKPERVIGTPQSAAVAVTAGGAPGDVLNFCANNYLGLADHPEVVAAAKDALDRWGYGMASVRFICGTQEIHKELEQRLSAFLGQEDTILYSSCFDANGGVFETLLGPEDAVISDALNHASIIDGIRLSKAARHRYANRDLGELEARLQEASGARRKLIVTDGVFSMDGYVAPLKEICDLADRYGAMVMVDDSHAVGFVGAGGRGTPELHGVMDRVDIITGTLGKALGGASGGYVAARAEIVELLRQRSRPYLFSNSLAPVIAAASLKVLDLLESAGDLREKLDANTKLFRTRMAEEGFEILPGEHAIAPVMIGDAAKAARMAELLLERGVYVIGFSYPVVPMGQARIRVQLSAAHSTADVERAVAAFVDARAAMGA, encoded by the coding sequence ATGTTCGCGTCCGTCCGTGACGAACTCCGCGCCACCCTCGACGAGATCCGGGACGCCGGGCTGTACAAGCCCGAGCGGGTCATCGGCACCCCGCAGTCCGCGGCCGTCGCCGTCACCGCGGGCGGCGCCCCCGGTGACGTACTGAACTTCTGCGCCAACAACTACCTGGGCCTCGCCGACCACCCCGAGGTCGTCGCGGCGGCCAAGGACGCGCTGGACCGGTGGGGCTACGGCATGGCCTCCGTGCGGTTCATCTGCGGCACCCAGGAGATCCACAAGGAGCTGGAGCAGCGGCTGTCGGCGTTCCTCGGGCAGGAGGACACGATCCTGTACTCCTCCTGCTTCGACGCCAACGGCGGTGTCTTCGAGACGCTCCTCGGCCCCGAGGACGCGGTGATCTCCGACGCGCTCAACCACGCCTCGATCATCGACGGCATCCGCCTGTCGAAGGCCGCCCGCCACCGGTACGCCAACCGTGATCTGGGCGAGCTGGAGGCCCGCCTCCAGGAGGCGTCGGGCGCGCGGCGGAAGCTGATCGTCACGGACGGCGTGTTCTCCATGGACGGTTACGTGGCGCCGCTGAAGGAGATCTGCGACCTCGCCGACCGCTACGGCGCGATGGTCATGGTCGACGACTCGCACGCCGTCGGCTTCGTCGGCGCGGGCGGCCGCGGCACGCCGGAGCTGCACGGGGTGATGGACCGCGTGGACATCATCACCGGCACGCTCGGCAAGGCGCTCGGCGGCGCATCCGGCGGCTACGTCGCGGCGCGCGCCGAGATCGTCGAGCTGCTGCGCCAGCGGTCGCGCCCCTACCTGTTCTCCAACTCCCTCGCCCCGGTGATCGCCGCCGCGTCCCTGAAGGTCCTGGACCTGCTGGAGTCGGCCGGCGACCTGCGCGAGAAGCTCGACGCCAACACCAAGCTGTTCCGTACGCGGATGGCGGAGGAGGGCTTCGAGATCCTGCCCGGCGAGCACGCCATCGCACCGGTGATGATCGGCGACGCGGCGAAGGCGGCGCGGATGGCCGAGCTGCTGCTGGAGCGCGGCGTGTACGTGATCGGCTTCTCGTACCCGGTCGTGCCGATGGGGCAGGCCCGGATCCGTGTGCAGCTGTCGGCGGCGCACTCGACGGCGGACGTCGAGCGGGCGGTCGCCGCGTTCGTCGACGCGCGGGCCGCGATGGGCGCCTGA